A genomic window from Periweissella cryptocerci includes:
- a CDS encoding PTS sugar transporter subunit IIC, with amino-acid sequence MKITSKIFTLNILNGLSLGIVVALIPSALLGQLMLLFGKNSLALRVIDMTSLAQSLLPAVAAIAVATLFHFNTIKTASIALAAMIGSGVAIPTPKGFVLHGTGDIINTGLTIAIAVGLLILIGERLGQFTMLVAPALILVVAGALGLLILPSVQEISEIIGLGVNQITQWQPIVMGAVMAVIFSILVVSPISSVGIATAIGLAGIGAGAANVGIVVTSFTLAIMGARVNPLGGTLAHFIGSPKIQMANMMRNPKLFIPTTLGAAIMGAIAAMLDIKGTPFSAGFGFSGLIGPITAYQATAQSAGMVSKVLLVFVILPLLLAIGLNYIFSQRGTLIAPTDLKLPNN; translated from the coding sequence ATGAAAATAACCAGTAAAATTTTTACGTTAAATATTCTAAACGGCTTGAGCTTAGGAATAGTGGTGGCGTTAATTCCCAGTGCATTACTGGGACAGTTGATGTTGTTGTTTGGTAAAAATTCATTGGCACTGCGTGTAATTGACATGACAAGTCTTGCGCAAAGTTTGTTGCCGGCAGTGGCAGCGATTGCAGTGGCAACCTTGTTTCACTTTAACACGATTAAAACCGCGTCCATTGCCTTGGCGGCGATGATTGGATCGGGAGTGGCGATACCAACGCCTAAAGGATTCGTATTACATGGAACTGGCGATATTATTAACACCGGGCTGACAATCGCAATTGCGGTGGGCCTACTAATATTAATCGGTGAGCGTTTAGGTCAATTTACCATGCTTGTTGCACCGGCGTTAATCTTAGTAGTTGCGGGCGCTCTTGGTTTATTGATTTTACCAAGCGTGCAAGAAATTTCGGAAATTATTGGGTTAGGCGTCAATCAGATAACGCAATGGCAACCAATCGTGATGGGAGCAGTCATGGCCGTGATATTCTCAATATTAGTAGTTTCACCAATTTCATCTGTCGGTATTGCGACTGCGATTGGGTTAGCGGGTATTGGTGCCGGGGCAGCAAACGTCGGCATTGTGGTGACTAGCTTTACATTGGCGATTATGGGAGCACGTGTGAATCCTTTAGGCGGAACTTTGGCCCATTTTATTGGTTCACCCAAAATCCAAATGGCAAACATGATGCGTAATCCAAAGCTATTCATTCCTACTACGCTTGGCGCAGCAATCATGGGCGCAATTGCGGCGATGCTCGATATCAAAGGAACCCCGTTCAGTGCTGGCTTTGGTTTTAGTGGCTTGATTGGCCCAATTACGGCTTACCAAGCTACTGCACAAAGCGCGGGGATGGTTAGCAAAGTGCTACTCGTCTTTGTGATTTTGCCATTACTGTTGGCAATTGGCTTAAATTATATCTTCAGCCAAAGAGGAACTTTGATTGCACCGACCGATTTAAAATTACCTAATAACTAA
- a CDS encoding D-2-hydroxyacid dehydrogenase, producing the protein MTKILMYSVRDDEQVAIANFAQTHGVQIDSTTAELHGDTVELATGYDGVIIQQHAGINDDGVYTKLAQQGIKQVTSRTAGFDTINVPAAKAAGLTVTNVPAYSPRSVAEMALMQIFRLLRNTPAFDARVRRNDFRWEGLQAREIHSVTVGIIGLGRIGETLAKMLKALDVRVIANDLVERAEMRDVVEYMSKEAVLQQADVISLHVYLDEQSTGLLAKDEFDLMKKGALIVNASRGPVINTADLIEALDAGIIAGAALDTVEGEEHIFNEDLSASGVTDERIKKLLTLENVIITPHVGFFTNIAVQNMVDISLTDVLSIITTGTSAHDL; encoded by the coding sequence ATGACTAAAATTTTAATGTATTCAGTCCGGGATGATGAACAAGTGGCAATTGCCAATTTTGCGCAAACACATGGAGTCCAAATTGATAGCACTACCGCAGAATTACATGGCGATACGGTGGAATTAGCAACTGGGTATGATGGCGTTATTATCCAACAACATGCTGGAATTAATGATGATGGCGTATATACAAAGCTTGCGCAACAGGGAATTAAGCAAGTTACGTCGCGAACGGCGGGTTTTGATACGATCAACGTTCCAGCAGCCAAAGCAGCCGGGCTGACCGTCACTAATGTCCCAGCATATTCACCACGTTCAGTAGCTGAAATGGCGCTGATGCAAATTTTCAGGCTATTACGCAACACGCCAGCATTTGATGCGCGAGTACGGCGTAATGATTTTCGTTGGGAGGGGCTACAGGCCCGGGAAATTCATTCTGTTACGGTCGGAATTATTGGATTAGGACGTATCGGTGAGACACTTGCCAAAATGCTCAAAGCACTTGATGTGCGCGTGATTGCAAATGATTTAGTTGAACGTGCTGAAATGCGTGATGTGGTTGAATATATGAGTAAGGAAGCGGTGTTACAACAAGCAGATGTTATTAGCCTGCACGTATATTTAGATGAACAATCAACGGGGTTATTAGCTAAGGACGAATTCGACTTGATGAAAAAAGGCGCCCTGATTGTGAATGCATCGCGGGGGCCAGTTATCAATACGGCGGACTTAATTGAAGCACTTGATGCCGGAATAATTGCTGGTGCGGCGTTAGATACAGTTGAAGGCGAGGAACATATTTTTAATGAAGATTTATCAGCTAGTGGTGTAACCGATGAACGCATTAAAAAATTACTGACCTTAGAAAATGTGATTATTACGCCGCACGTTGGCTTTTTCACTAATATTGCCGTCCAAAATATGGTGGATATTTCATTGACGGATGTGTTGTCAATTATCACAACTGGGACATCTGCCCATGACTTGTAA
- a CDS encoding aminotransferase class I/II-fold pyridoxal phosphate-dependent enzyme — MPTTRESLLTKLNTRLNLVGPSDILAFNAEIAKLPDMVNLTLGEPDFNTPEHVKQAAIASIANDESHYAASNGTLSLREAAANFLATKYNLDYDANTELIVTIGATEAIYTALASVLNAGDKVIIPTPIFPLYIPITLVNGGTPVFVNTTANGFVLSPEMLEAAIAEHGDAIKAVVLNFPSNPTGVTYSAADLQALAAVLEKHDIFVISDEIYSELTYEAKHVSMAQYLPAQTILINGVSKSHAMTGYRIGIMAAPAAITQQLGKIHQFTITTAVNAAMAAAEEAFKHGMDDAQPMKIEYQKRRDYVYDQLLQLGFEVAKPAGAFYLFAKIPAGLNQISMEFARDLATKNHLAIIPGGSFGPGGEGYIRISYAASMTQLTAAMQRLTAYVTENQKVVIAND; from the coding sequence ATGCCAACAACACGGGAATCATTATTAACGAAATTAAACACACGGTTGAATTTAGTGGGGCCGTCAGATATTTTGGCATTCAATGCTGAAATTGCCAAGCTACCAGATATGGTGAATTTGACACTCGGGGAACCAGATTTTAATACGCCAGAACACGTGAAGCAGGCCGCAATTGCATCAATTGCTAATGATGAATCACACTACGCAGCGTCGAATGGTACGTTAAGTCTGCGGGAAGCGGCCGCGAATTTTTTAGCAACGAAATATAACTTGGATTATGATGCGAACACGGAATTAATCGTGACAATTGGAGCGACTGAGGCGATTTACACGGCGCTGGCTTCAGTCTTAAATGCGGGTGATAAAGTTATTATCCCGACGCCCATTTTCCCACTGTATATTCCAATTACTTTGGTCAATGGCGGGACGCCGGTCTTCGTGAATACCACTGCTAATGGGTTTGTCCTTTCACCGGAGATGCTTGAAGCAGCCATTGCTGAACACGGGGATGCAATTAAAGCCGTTGTACTGAATTTTCCATCAAATCCAACGGGTGTGACATATAGCGCCGCTGACTTGCAAGCATTAGCGGCAGTTTTAGAAAAGCACGATATTTTCGTCATTTCCGATGAAATTTATAGTGAATTAACGTATGAGGCAAAGCATGTGTCGATGGCACAATATTTACCAGCGCAGACAATTTTAATCAATGGTGTGTCAAAATCACATGCGATGACGGGGTACCGGATTGGGATTATGGCAGCACCTGCGGCAATCACCCAGCAATTAGGTAAAATCCATCAGTTCACGATTACGACGGCGGTCAATGCGGCAATGGCTGCGGCCGAAGAAGCCTTCAAGCACGGAATGGATGATGCGCAACCAATGAAAATTGAATATCAGAAACGGCGTGACTATGTTTATGACCAATTGTTGCAATTGGGTTTTGAAGTTGCCAAACCAGCCGGGGCATTTTACTTGTTTGCAAAAATTCCAGCGGGATTGAATCAAATTTCGATGGAGTTTGCGCGCGACTTGGCAACCAAAAATCATCTGGCAATTATTCCAGGCGGTTCGTTTGGACCTGGGGGCGAGGGTTATATTCGCATTTCATATGCGGCATCAATGACGCAACTGACAGCAGCAATGCAACGACTGACAGCTTACGTTACAGAAAATCAGAAAGTGGTGATTGCTAATGACTAA
- a CDS encoding TIGR02206 family membrane protein: MFNYLLTYRNQIPNNIGFGQFSVTHISVVIVALMWIWYFAKQYRAADTYKKIIYRRRLALTIVVLEVAKEGYLALTGQFQPELLPFHLCGMSIFICAIDAFWARDKINQTTRQILYCLTLPGAAMAILFPDWAEYPIMNVFAWQSFIIHTLLIAYAFILLKSGELVPDFRQLWRPVGFLAAVVPFVLFINAKLGTNFYFLNTSAPGSPLEILQTTFGNYYVLSMILMVALAWFFMYIPWEIKKHRDWKRQFNAVLFYENNV; the protein is encoded by the coding sequence ATGTTTAATTATTTACTAACATACCGTAATCAGATTCCAAATAATATTGGCTTTGGTCAATTTAGCGTAACGCATATTAGCGTCGTGATTGTAGCGTTAATGTGGATATGGTATTTTGCTAAACAATATCGGGCGGCAGATACGTACAAAAAAATAATCTACCGGCGCAGGTTAGCGTTGACGATTGTAGTGTTGGAAGTAGCTAAGGAAGGTTACTTAGCATTGACCGGGCAATTTCAGCCGGAACTCCTACCGTTTCACTTATGCGGTATGAGTATCTTCATTTGTGCGATTGATGCATTTTGGGCGCGTGATAAAATCAATCAGACAACCCGCCAAATTTTATACTGTTTAACATTACCAGGCGCGGCAATGGCGATATTATTTCCAGACTGGGCTGAATATCCAATTATGAATGTGTTTGCGTGGCAGAGTTTCATTATCCACACACTGTTAATTGCGTATGCATTTATCTTATTGAAGAGTGGCGAATTGGTACCAGATTTTCGGCAATTATGGCGGCCTGTTGGCTTCTTAGCCGCAGTTGTACCATTTGTATTATTTATCAATGCCAAATTAGGTACGAACTTTTATTTCCTCAATACTTCCGCACCGGGCTCGCCACTAGAAATTTTGCAGACAACATTTGGCAATTATTATGTACTTTCGATGATTCTAATGGTCGCGTTGGCATGGTTCTTCATGTATATTCCCTGGGAAATCAAAAAACACCGAGATTGGAAGCGGCAGTTTAACGCAGTACTCTTTTATGAGAATAACGTTTGA
- a CDS encoding L,D-transpeptidase: protein MKKGLFITLGVLVVAALVGGGYGFYQNSLIKKDTTVVLNQHTVKLDRLTNQQALVKLKKVDQSYVVKLEDKEENTSHVLRFKNNQKITLKDVEKLQQGKTNYNPAIGDLSEKQVVTVLKADLPVQVKRTPKNAKLILKQDHYEVLASRSGSKIHYNRMAKNIVTQAKKHTGGYLVLPIDYQQPKLTSERAQAQAEKLNKTLKTDIKLQVGSKEVVVPMSVKAQAVRINTIKTAPIVKWLDAKVDPTVGTLNKPIKFKTHKGKMMKLANTTAASGIGTYVKSKDTANKIATALTAGEDTTVKAPMGGKKYKKNFGGTYIELDLTNAHAYMYKKGKKVIDWPFISGKKATGHATVTGVFRILYKEQTTPTHEIHLRGNNSDGSKYDSVVNYWLPFESQGYGIHDAPWQANYNFGVPSANAAVGSHGCINTQPSVMPTVYKLATTNMPVVSYGALGK, encoded by the coding sequence ATGAAAAAGGGATTATTCATTACGTTAGGAGTTTTGGTGGTCGCTGCGCTTGTTGGTGGCGGTTATGGTTTTTACCAAAATTCACTTATCAAAAAGGACACGACAGTTGTGTTGAATCAACACACGGTTAAACTCGATCGCTTAACTAATCAACAGGCATTAGTTAAGTTGAAAAAGGTTGATCAATCATATGTTGTGAAACTTGAAGATAAAGAAGAAAATACGAGCCATGTACTACGCTTCAAGAACAACCAAAAGATTACGCTCAAAGATGTTGAAAAGTTACAACAAGGTAAGACCAACTACAATCCCGCCATTGGTGATTTGAGTGAAAAACAAGTTGTGACAGTTCTAAAGGCGGATTTACCAGTTCAAGTTAAACGGACACCTAAGAATGCCAAATTAATTTTGAAGCAAGATCACTATGAAGTATTAGCAAGCCGGTCTGGTAGCAAAATACACTACAACCGGATGGCTAAAAATATCGTCACCCAAGCTAAGAAGCATACTGGTGGCTACTTAGTTTTACCAATTGATTATCAACAACCAAAGTTAACGAGTGAACGTGCCCAGGCGCAAGCTGAAAAGTTGAATAAAACTTTGAAGACTGATATTAAGTTACAAGTTGGTTCAAAAGAAGTTGTCGTACCAATGTCAGTTAAAGCACAAGCGGTTCGGATTAATACTATTAAGACTGCCCCAATTGTTAAGTGGTTAGACGCAAAGGTTGATCCAACTGTTGGTACACTTAACAAACCAATTAAGTTTAAGACGCATAAGGGCAAAATGATGAAACTCGCCAATACTACTGCAGCGAGTGGAATTGGTACGTATGTGAAGTCAAAAGACACTGCTAACAAGATTGCAACAGCTTTAACAGCCGGTGAAGACACGACGGTTAAAGCGCCCATGGGTGGTAAGAAGTACAAGAAGAACTTTGGTGGAACTTACATCGAACTTGATTTGACGAATGCCCATGCCTACATGTACAAAAAGGGTAAAAAGGTCATTGATTGGCCATTCATCTCAGGTAAAAAGGCCACAGGTCACGCCACGGTCACTGGTGTTTTCCGCATCTTGTACAAGGAACAAACAACGCCTACGCACGAAATTCACTTGCGCGGTAACAATTCAGATGGTTCTAAGTACGATTCAGTAGTTAACTACTGGTTACCATTTGAAAGCCAAGGTTATGGGATTCACGATGCCCCATGGCAAGCTAACTACAACTTCGGTGTTCCAAGTGCTAATGCAGCAGTTGGTAGTCACGGTTGTATCAACACGCAACCATCTGTAATGCCAACGGTTTACAAGTTAGCAACAACTAATATGCCAGTTGTTAGCTATGGTGCTTTAGGTAAGTAA
- a CDS encoding ABC transporter ATP-binding protein → MARALVFDKSIILADEITAGLDEYSAQQVRTALYSLLTTIIEKAHHIEHVNLQELEVYKFTDEGVLLRDH, encoded by the coding sequence ATCGCCCGGGCTTTGGTCTTTGATAAATCAATAATATTGGCGGATGAAATTACGGCAGGTTTAGATGAATATTCCGCACAACAAGTGAGAACTGCATTGTATTCCTTGCTTACCACAATTATTGAAAAAGCTCATCACATTGAACATGTTAACTTGCAAGAACTAGAAGTATATAAGTTTACAGATGAGGGCGTATTGTTGCGAGATCATTAG
- a CDS encoding MFS transporter: MQNATAPTQRDPKRWLALLAISLGVFMSLIDTTVVNVALPSIQAHLNASYSDLQWVISAYTIVFSVLLLIWSKLGDLYGRKLIFLIGLVIFTIGSGLDAASTTIGWLHIFRAIQAVGGSAMMALSFAIIGSTFDNKERGIALGILSSIIGLSTASGPLLGGWLTDAFNWQSIFTINLPLGVIAVVLVLMFVPSAQEHHATGGVDFLGMLLSAGTIFTLVFGLVQKEMHATWDWGNMQVAGYLVAAVVLFILFIWRQMKAKNPMMDLSMFKSQTFVGAVVMAFFLGAGLYGFFAYLSTFMQNYAGYTAWETGLRQVAISGWSLVLGPVAGMLTNRFRHGYMLAVSTLFIGGGLLIMSFLITKTATFAELWPAFIIIGIGSGSINPPMTTAAMSSVKPQQMGMASGMISTFMQVGLSFGVVFQGLRLADGYQAGLKAHMPDLAAVHVPAELITTLHNVLVKVGPFSGSAVAHSKQVLATPFAHQIQEIVRIAFDRGFVEILRIDAGLLLAGGLVSIILIKSGRLGGKQ; the protein is encoded by the coding sequence ATGCAAAACGCAACAGCACCAACGCAACGTGATCCAAAACGTTGGCTAGCGCTACTCGCCATTTCATTGGGTGTGTTTATGTCACTAATCGACACCACTGTGGTTAATGTAGCCCTGCCAAGTATTCAAGCACATTTGAATGCATCATACTCAGATTTACAATGGGTGATTTCAGCCTATACCATCGTCTTTTCAGTATTATTGCTCATCTGGTCAAAGCTGGGTGATTTATACGGACGGAAATTAATTTTCTTAATCGGTTTAGTTATTTTTACGATTGGGTCAGGGTTAGATGCTGCCTCAACGACAATTGGTTGGTTGCACATCTTCCGGGCGATTCAAGCCGTTGGTGGTTCAGCGATGATGGCTTTGTCATTTGCCATTATTGGTAGTACGTTTGATAACAAAGAACGTGGGATTGCCCTTGGTATCTTGAGTTCAATCATCGGTCTTTCAACGGCATCCGGTCCATTACTTGGTGGTTGGTTAACGGATGCCTTTAACTGGCAATCAATCTTTACAATTAACTTGCCATTAGGGGTCATTGCTGTGGTCTTGGTATTGATGTTTGTGCCAAGTGCCCAAGAACACCACGCAACTGGTGGCGTTGATTTCTTAGGAATGCTTTTATCAGCGGGAACCATTTTCACATTGGTTTTCGGCTTGGTACAAAAGGAAATGCACGCAACTTGGGATTGGGGCAACATGCAAGTGGCCGGGTACTTAGTTGCCGCAGTTGTCCTCTTCATCTTGTTCATCTGGCGTCAAATGAAAGCTAAGAACCCCATGATGGACCTTAGCATGTTCAAGTCCCAAACGTTTGTCGGTGCGGTTGTCATGGCCTTCTTCTTGGGGGCTGGTTTGTACGGGTTCTTCGCGTACTTGTCAACGTTCATGCAAAACTATGCCGGCTACACAGCTTGGGAAACTGGCTTGCGCCAAGTCGCAATTTCAGGCTGGTCACTCGTCTTAGGACCTGTGGCTGGGATGTTGACTAACCGTTTCCGTCATGGTTACATGCTTGCTGTTTCAACGCTTTTCATTGGTGGTGGGCTGTTAATCATGAGTTTCTTGATTACGAAGACGGCAACTTTTGCTGAATTGTGGCCCGCATTCATTATCATTGGGATAGGTAGTGGTTCAATCAACCCACCAATGACGACGGCTGCGATGAGTTCAGTTAAGCCCCAACAAATGGGGATGGCGTCAGGGATGATTTCAACCTTCATGCAAGTTGGTCTGAGTTTTGGGGTTGTCTTCCAAGGCTTACGCTTAGCAGATGGATATCAAGCTGGTCTAAAGGCACACATGCCAGACTTAGCTGCTGTACATGTTCCAGCTGAATTAATCACGACTTTGCACAATGTGTTGGTTAAGGTTGGACCATTCTCAGGAAGTGCAGTAGCACACAGCAAGCAAGTCTTAGCAACGCCATTCGCCCACCAAATCCAAGAAATTGTCCGGATTGCATTTGATCGCGGGTTTGTTGAAATCTTGCGTATTGATGCGGGTCTGCTTTTAGCTGGTGGCTTGGTATCAATTATCTTGATTAAGAGTGGTCGTTTAGGCGGTAAGCAATAG
- a CDS encoding PadR family transcriptional regulator codes for MYELYVLAELLDAPRSAYKMRFVLERILGAHRKVSFGVLYPLLDKMEAQGLIETTENLDARGKNLKQITAKGRERFDELMREPIKPSAHMDDMCLFKFGGIQYVSEKLAHVVIEAYRAEKNDEIKQYLEATVELIEKHGDASFVPVATQMYRHHIMSAEADLKWIDEFEVMYEAMPDKAKGVNEDADYVAYQGEDA; via the coding sequence ATGTACGAATTATATGTGTTGGCAGAATTGTTAGATGCGCCCCGCTCAGCATATAAGATGCGTTTCGTGTTGGAACGCATTTTAGGTGCCCATCGTAAGGTCAGTTTTGGTGTTCTATATCCATTGTTGGATAAGATGGAAGCACAAGGGTTGATTGAAACCACGGAAAATTTGGATGCTCGCGGCAAAAATTTGAAGCAAATTACGGCAAAAGGGCGCGAACGGTTTGATGAGTTGATGCGCGAACCAATCAAGCCAAGCGCGCACATGGACGATATGTGTTTATTCAAATTTGGCGGGATTCAGTATGTAAGCGAAAAGCTTGCTCACGTGGTTATTGAGGCGTACCGTGCTGAAAAAAACGACGAAATCAAGCAGTATCTAGAAGCAACGGTTGAATTGATTGAAAAACACGGCGATGCCAGTTTTGTGCCAGTCGCAACGCAAATGTATCGCCACCATATCATGTCTGCTGAAGCGGATTTGAAGTGGATTGATGAATTTGAAGTAATGTACGAAGCAATGCCAGATAAAGCAAAAGGCGTCAATGAAGACGCCGATTATGTGGCATATCAAGGAGAAGACGCTTAA
- a CDS encoding YdeI/OmpD-associated family protein produces the protein MATVIEKLKLNKYATRVIMDVPTDMKEFEGLAYENELQKADLLIFFVYYLAQMVGAIQNVVSQQLLSDEGYLYFAYPKKASKKYTAKFGRDDIFPFLGINHLDGKIGETNLKFSKMVSLNNDFTMIGIRVITVKTARKQTVAQFVDRTDEFIALLTAVEKDHFEAITPGRQRAYVSYAFGAKTQATIDAHTAKAKLALAQGLGSVEELKK, from the coding sequence ATGGCGACGGTAATTGAAAAATTAAAACTTAATAAATACGCAACCCGAGTGATTATGGATGTACCAACTGATATGAAGGAATTTGAGGGTTTAGCATACGAAAATGAATTGCAAAAGGCTGATTTATTAATCTTTTTTGTGTATTATTTGGCTCAAATGGTCGGTGCAATTCAAAACGTGGTAAGCCAGCAACTACTTAGTGATGAGGGTTATCTGTATTTTGCTTATCCTAAAAAAGCCTCGAAAAAATATACGGCGAAATTTGGGCGTGACGATATTTTTCCGTTCTTAGGTATTAATCATTTGGATGGGAAAATTGGTGAAACTAATTTAAAATTCTCAAAAATGGTGAGTCTAAACAATGATTTCACGATGATTGGTATCCGTGTTATTACAGTTAAAACGGCGCGTAAACAGACAGTAGCCCAGTTTGTCGATCGTACCGATGAGTTTATCGCATTACTGACCGCAGTTGAAAAAGACCATTTCGAAGCAATTACACCCGGACGGCAACGGGCATATGTTAGTTATGCTTTTGGCGCTAAGACTCAGGCAACGATTGATGCACATACAGCGAAAGCAAAACTGGCATTGGCCCAAGGCTTGGGTAGCGTGGAAGAATTGAAAAAATAA
- a CDS encoding HAD hydrolase-like protein, which translates to MINQYDYIFFDMDGTITDSAEGILNSLDYAIEKLGLEHRSRVEMQTFIGPPMLDSFERIWGLDEAAARHAVDVYREYFGEKGKFENAIYPDIEYTLSLLKMYGKHLYIASSKAEVFVREIIEHFALANYFDGVYGATLDGSRAAKTEVLAYAIAQSGLVDKSKALMIGDTDNDIIGGRENGLDTLGVNYGIGAKAELEAAGATYIVDTPKAILDIE; encoded by the coding sequence ATGATAAACCAATATGATTATATTTTCTTTGATATGGATGGAACGATTACTGACTCTGCAGAAGGCATCTTGAATTCATTAGACTATGCGATTGAAAAGCTTGGGCTGGAACACCGGTCACGTGTAGAAATGCAAACATTTATTGGGCCACCAATGTTAGACTCGTTTGAACGAATCTGGGGCTTAGATGAAGCCGCCGCGCGTCATGCAGTTGATGTCTATCGGGAGTATTTTGGTGAGAAGGGGAAATTCGAAAATGCGATTTATCCAGATATCGAATATACTTTGAGTCTCCTCAAAATGTATGGGAAACACCTCTATATCGCCTCAAGTAAGGCCGAAGTGTTCGTTCGCGAAATTATCGAACATTTTGCTTTGGCAAACTATTTCGATGGCGTTTACGGTGCGACTTTGGATGGTTCACGGGCAGCGAAAACGGAGGTGCTCGCATACGCAATTGCTCAGAGTGGGTTGGTTGATAAATCCAAGGCACTGATGATTGGCGATACGGATAATGACATTATCGGTGGGCGCGAAAACGGCTTGGATACCCTCGGTGTGAATTACGGAATCGGCGCCAAAGCAGAACTCGAAGCAGCCGGTGCGACCTACATTGTTGATACCCCCAAGGCAATTTTGGATATTGAATAG
- a CDS encoding helix-turn-helix domain-containing protein, whose amino-acid sequence MANMFHEKYWYLFNYSTTMKLINLEILTMQIGPALRKIRMNRHLTAAQIYEGIMSRNAYSAFENGNSDTNSANLLALIARLGIKYEELGAMLDTSDADELSVRSFDYRNQVVAAYSKQDSDKLRQLLETVQIEYQLTNYIRYWHIILWIQGYQSNFDRESPAAVEMRQYLFTVEHWYSYEYVMLSFFTWTFDSQGAFELRNSILTQASAINTRRKDIQATYQNLANILRMQIIDKNYANAHVMLDELFALKYPNYDVFPYLSLELYGAMLEYYEDSHHNTDRLLKHKTLIETLQQLGSMPFAPVLLRDLETALAYQDGSHLAM is encoded by the coding sequence ATGGCTAATATGTTTCATGAAAAATATTGGTATTTATTTAATTACTCAACTACAATGAAATTAATAAACTTGGAGATACTTACTATGCAAATTGGACCCGCACTACGTAAAATACGAATGAATCGCCACCTTACTGCAGCTCAAATTTACGAGGGCATTATGAGTCGCAATGCTTACAGTGCTTTTGAAAACGGCAATTCGGATACCAATTCAGCTAACCTACTTGCCTTAATTGCCCGGTTAGGTATCAAGTATGAAGAACTTGGGGCGATGCTTGATACATCTGACGCAGATGAATTATCTGTCAGATCTTTTGACTACCGTAATCAAGTGGTAGCTGCATACTCCAAACAGGATAGTGATAAATTACGTCAACTACTCGAAACTGTCCAAATCGAATATCAGCTTACTAACTACATTCGGTACTGGCATATTATTTTATGGATTCAAGGTTACCAATCTAACTTTGATCGTGAATCGCCAGCTGCTGTAGAAATGCGACAGTACCTTTTTACCGTTGAACACTGGTATTCGTATGAGTATGTGATGCTGTCATTCTTTACTTGGACATTTGATTCGCAAGGTGCCTTTGAACTCCGTAATTCAATACTTACCCAAGCTTCTGCGATTAATACACGGCGAAAAGATATTCAAGCTACTTATCAAAATCTCGCCAATATATTACGCATGCAAATCATTGACAAAAATTATGCAAATGCTCACGTAATGCTCGATGAGTTATTTGCATTAAAATACCCCAACTATGACGTTTTTCCTTACTTATCTCTGGAACTGTATGGCGCAATGCTGGAATATTATGAAGATTCTCACCATAATACCGACCGTTTACTAAAGCACAAAACACTTATTGAGACGCTCCAACAATTAGGATCCATGCCTTTTGCGCCAGTGCTGTTACGTGACTTAGAAACCGCGTTAGCATATCAGGATGGTTCGCACCTCGCTATGTAA
- a CDS encoding Mor transcription activator family protein, whose translation MMDEQVIRQGLNGPYRQIYDAVNGQEELFWELVEEFRGLQVNFPVRIYSAENVAHLILNEYDGTNSISLAQRYGFSKRWVDNVISSNQED comes from the coding sequence ATGATGGACGAACAAGTAATTAGACAAGGGTTAAACGGACCTTATCGTCAAATATATGATGCGGTAAATGGTCAGGAAGAATTATTCTGGGAGCTTGTCGAAGAGTTTAGAGGCTTACAAGTAAACTTTCCGGTACGCATATATAGCGCAGAAAATGTGGCACATTTAATCCTTAATGAGTACGATGGAACAAATTCCATTAGTTTAGCTCAACGTTATGGTTTCTCAAAGCGTTGGGTCGACAATGTCATTAGTAGTAACCAAGAAGATTAA